A single Apostichopus japonicus isolate 1M-3 chromosome 11, ASM3797524v1, whole genome shotgun sequence DNA region contains:
- the LOC139976040 gene encoding uncharacterized protein, whose amino-acid sequence MAIGITDGSKMVKVTLRKSTKHLTPVEKLLSLERNRDRNRNRVHFLNRRENKQLAKRYHGYEQKSSNRIRDILRTKDQMKLDLIELDYSRRKAKTICEFEKRLREGKGNPVFLKEHLKLVQKEEELAVLLERLNGPNSQMVASHMREELRAINHRVDHSSSSYRIEPNFVNSIEQSQSRTIDNNEVHGTQTIEIKGATHELLKPVHSEPESESKRIEGAVAENEQGYPEQFGLQCDEINNEEHIHRETKLADILEKVEELPRDAVIGQIPFLSRSDSIFPITSSVSQRRDELPPLKVKTRQKHCHFVVHRSHRPRQSTLNPTRSAQKRAKHAQKRVTELTEKTRLDMKKDETMRRRKEVDTPRDNLKGIQQAETIARIEVAKKGITLPDIKTANSQQHTPRARTVDNSIKLPSLKVDRELLSELKRQRYKHKNQSESFPQLPK is encoded by the coding sequence ATGGCTATAGGGATCACTGATGGCAGCAAAATGGTAAAAGTCACTCTACGAAAATCAACAAAACATCTCACGCCTGTCGAGAAATTGCTAAGTTTAGAAAGGAACCGTGATCGTAATCGGAATCGCGTACACTTTCTAAATCGGCGGGAAAACAAACAACTAGCCAAACGTTACCACGGCTACGAACAAAAGAGTTCAAATCGCATCCGCGATATTTTAAGAACGAAGGATCAAATGAAATTGGATTTAATCGAACTGGATTATTCCCGGCGTAAAGCAAAAACGATTTGTGAATTTGAAAAGCGACTCCGAGAGGGAAAAGGTAACCCGGTATTTTTAAAGGAACATTTGAAGCTAGTGCAGAAAGAAGAGGAATTAGCGGTCCTTCTAGAAAGATTGAATGGGCCTAACTCTCAGATGGTTGCCAGTCACATGCGTGAAGAACTAAGGGCAATAAACCACCGAGTCGATCATAGTTCTTCATCTTATCGTATCGAGCCAAATTTCGTCAACTCTATTGAACAGTCTCAAAGTAGGACAATTGACAATAACGAAGTCCACGGGacccaaacaattgaaataaaGGGCGCCACGCATGAACTTTTGAAACCCGTACACAGCGAACCCGAATCGGAATCCAAACGAATAGAGGGCGCAGTTGCTGAAAATGAACAGGGCTATCCAGAACAATTTGGTCTTCAATGTGACGAAATAAACAATGAGGAACATATACATCGGGAAACTAAGTTGGCCGATATTTTAGAGAAAGTTGAAGAACTCCCTCGAGATGCTGTTATTGGTCAAATACCGTTCCTAAGCAGGAGTGATTCTATCTTTCCAATTACCTCCAGTGTGTCACAACGAAGGGACGAGCTACCGCCTCTTAAAGTTAAGACACGTCAAAAACATTGTCATTTCGTCGTGCATAGATCTCATCGTCCAAGACAATCGACTCTCAACCCAACTCGTTCTGCGCAGAAGCGCGCAAAGCACGCGCAAAAGCGCGTAACTGAACTGACGGAGAAAACAAGATTGGATATGAAGAAGGATGAAACTATGCGCAGGCGCAAAGAGGTTGATACGCCAAGGGACAATTTGAAAGGTATTCAGCAGGCAGAAACAATTGCTAGGATTGAAGTCGCTAAGAAGGGGATCACTTTACCAGATATAAAGACCGCAAACTCCCAACAGCATACGCCAAGAGCACGCACAGTGGACAACTCAATTAAATTACCGTCTTTAAAAGTAGATCGAGAATTATTGTCAGAATTAAAACGGCAAAGATACAAACACAAGAACCAATCTGAAAGTTTTCCTCAGTTGCCTAAGTAA